The following are from one region of the Capsicum annuum cultivar UCD-10X-F1 chromosome 1, UCD10Xv1.1, whole genome shotgun sequence genome:
- the LOC107867785 gene encoding uncharacterized protein LOC107867785 isoform X7 encodes MDYNDNDYQSHLSGEDSSKVSSVLHPYALPKFDFDDSLQGHLRFDSLVENEVFLGIPTQEDNHWIEDFSRGSSGIEFSSSATDSCSIPRRNNVWSEATSTESVEMLLKSVGQEEMVRGDTIMEESDAGNELGCLIQPAASSLKLDDKRDDVKGSSSAAPADESVEFTGSFSRCERTKIEDVHIVCAPERQGMGPIADGCSDIAGERCSEVNTEEKLQTEIKSVDENLGEAKTLQSESLPDNSNRQPSVPVIQSAINECLTDSLPASTEILASQHNSTNCHSGNTSGLPSEHHKPEEKQISVSKESSMGDEKSRGCAVESETCTSNASPPSLASLKLEVVKEIPTETRMIKSEEPCVQDSECGLSTEGCKEDISSVGSAERVFSKDLKDNLQVVGNSILCEVKEASVSSICLDTRDTDNQEGSSKGRIEKVSSMQMSDGLTASPEKEVNNLDGHSPLNLVTSEACAVSEISEPSKENNGNGIHSLEGSSNIQEASVSTELVETPVPENLETGNDADRVSQGYACAGDHVPLPVPAGSMDICGESFSRVVDVDTTNADVSGDKEQEKVLPVENEMERSCVRDHGVRSSSMEGESEQISDQGHRSKFESSTLNNQALDVGFDDRNLILGGDSVSVPLLSGSDAIATEIVDHDEKLKPVSVMGGSGHFAGKGEMQVVLSAEAEVSTVKESSEGAGQVRPLSNDGKDAGDCCMEIKPMVVEPNVLAQDNPDTASHVEQAAIAEANIECCKHVEECATNSGSIIKEDAVFGAGAEAAPLEKNKEMKRETVKLVEVGVEGSSDVIGGRKEDSVAVQSCTALSLSEKKTTKSRRRAVVKNVAPLVDTTEIGGKAQPTSIASGENASNKADRSFTFDVSPLVGNAKGEADKSITSTQACLPTELKAGDRLHLTSASKQTDTKIMQEISHASPLVPDKGTPSGGAKSDRKARRGSGKSGKENPRKGSQLKEINSSKQSDRGNKSSVQCSPSVAVQKMQFEAGTVERNITKSSGAVSFPTSNLPDLNTSSPASVLFHQPFTDQQQVQLRAQIFVYGTLIQGTAPDEACMVSAFGTSDGGRSLWEPAWRACVERVHGQRSRGGNNETPSHPRSEMRNAGPRTPDQANKQAVHQNKVTTSAAGRASGKATNSPVISPMVSLSSPLWNMPTPSRDGLSSARGAVVDYKALSSMHPYQTPPAQTFVGHTASWLPQAPFPGPWVASPQNSAFDISAQLPALPVTESVKLTPVKESSLSISAGAKHAPPGSVAHAGDSGILSGASLHENKQASVLPAQYSADQKSRKRKKASSTEDRAQKTKLGTSSESVTAPVVCTQLSNKAPSSDEFGQLSSVAVVPLVAHGQTGAASVPIIGGHFSTSVVIAPPSSSVPKNTSEIPITSGPSSAGICKRELDLGKKTKTSNNLSKVEEAKLQAEDAATNAAAAVSHCQDVWSQLDNNKNSDLPSDIEVKLTSAAVAVAAATSVAKAAAAAAKLASNAALQAKLMADEAMMAYDANNPSQTNAAAFPNIVNNLGSATPASVLKGQDVGNGSSSIIFAAREASRRRIEAASAASRHAENLDAIVKAAELAAEAVSHAGKVVTLADPLPLTQLVEAGPDSYWKVSQTLSGQVVKANKVNEDESAIPIVEKAPGIFSKRSEGPSVEEMHPTIPDFQPTTVSGNIVEDDMRNEEVIQTPVTGVEKDVRGAKGHSKPEGSKTIGLVAESSHDLVEACGDVESSRMQEGSLVEVFKDSDDGKRAWYSAKVLTLKNGKALVCYTDHQSDEGLEQLKDWVPLDVGSDELPRIRPVHPVTALQGEKKRRRAAVKEYTWYVGDRVDAWIDYRWREGVIAEKNKRDETTFSVNFPAYGDTAVVRAWHLRPTLVWKDGEWVELSRSRHDFLSQSDTPKEKRMKLGNHAGEDTGNDGLSKKMDPLVPVTNEPATLLPLSVNEKTFNIGISKDDDKPNTLRTMRSGLQKEGSKVFGVPKPGKKRKFMEVSKHYDSDKGSKSNVPPGSAKFTKYLMPQATGTGGWKINSRTDLKEKQAIEARRKLPKPEGAEDPVKFRSEALPTNIPKKASTSLNRGEGMKKKIPVSNLKSSKVELKDKMIPETNEPRRSNRRIQPTSRLLEGLQSSLIISKLPSVSHDKSSRSHSRGASR; translated from the exons ATGGATTACAATGACAATGATTATCAAAGTCATTTAAGTGGTGAAGACAGCTCCAAAGTTTCCTCTGTTTTGCATCCCTATGCTCTTCCCAAGTTCGATTTTGACGATAGTCTTCAGGGGCATTTAAGATTTGACAGCTTAGTTGAGAACGAGGTTTTCCTTGGTATCCCCACTCAGGAAGACAATCATTGGATAGAGGATTTTTCTCGGGGAAGTAGTGGAATAGAGTTCAGTTCAAGTGCTACAGATTCTTGCTCCATACCAAGACGTAATAATGTCTGGTCTGAGGCAACATCAACAGAATCTGTTGAAATGTTATTGAAATCAGTTGGTCAGGAAGAAATGGTTCGAGGGGACACTATTATGGAGGAGTCAGATGCTGGTAATGAATTGGGTTGCTTAATCCAGCCAGCAGCATCTAGTTTGAAGTTGGATGATAAAAGAGATGATGTTAAAGGCTCCAGCTCAGCAGCTCCTGCGGACGAGTCAGTTGAGTTTACTGGTTCATTTTCTAGGTGTGAGAGAACAAAGATAGAAGATGTTCATATTGTATGTGCTCCAGAAAGGCAGGGGATGGGACCTATTGCTGATGGATGTTCTGACATTGCTGGTGAGAGATGTTCTGAAGTTAATACTGAGGAGAAGTTACAGACTGAAATAAAAAGTGTTGATGAGAATCTAGGGGAAGCTAAAACATTACAAAGTGAATCTCTACCTGATAACTCTAATAGGCAACCATCCGTTCCTGTAATTCAAAGTGCAATTAACGAGTGTCTTACAGATTCTCTTCCTGCGAGTACAGAGATTTTGGCTAGTCAGCATAATTCAACCAACTGTCATAGTGGGAATACAAGTGGTCTACCAAGTGAACACCACAAACCAGAGGAGAAACAAATATCTGTGAGCAAAGAGTCGAGTATGGGTGATGAGAAGTCCCGTGGATGTGCTGTTGAAAGTGAAACCTGTACCTCTAATGCCAGTCCTCCCTCTCTTGCTTCTTTAAAACTTGAAGTAGTCAAAGAGATTCCAACTGAAACCAGAATGATTAAATCAGAGGAACCTTGTGTGCAGGATAGTGAATGCGGTCTTAGTACTGAGGGATGCAAAGAAGATATTTCTTCTGTAGGATCAGCTGAGAGGGTTTTCTCCAAAGACTTGAAAGATAATCTACAGGTTGTAGGTAATAGCATACTATGTGAGGTTAAGGAGGCATCTGTAAGTTCGATTTGTTTAGATACGAGAGACACCGATAACCAAGAAGGCAGCTCCAAGGGTCGGATAGAGAAGGTATCTTCTATGCAGATGTCAGATGGACTGACTGCTTCCCCTGAGAAAGAGGTGAATAATCTGGACGGTCATTCCCCACTTAATCTTGTCACTTCGGAGGCATGTGCAGTATCAGAGATCTCTGAGCCGTCAAAAGAGAATAATGGTAATGGTATTCATTCTTTAGAAGGTTCAAGTAATATACAAGAGGCATCTGTTTCTACTGAACTTGTGGAGACGCCAGTACCTGAGAATTTAGAAACTGGAAATGATGCTGATAGGGTTTCCCAAGGATATGCATGTGCTGGAGACCATGTCCCCTTGCCTGTGCCTGCTGGATCCATGGACATATGTGGAGAAAGCTTCTCCCGTGTGGTTGATGTTGATACTACTAATGCAGATGTCTCTGGTGATAAGGAACAGGAGAAAGTGCTGCCTGTGGAAAATGAGATGGAGAGATCATGTGTGCGTGACCATGGGGTTAGATCCTCCTCTATGGAGGGAGAATCTGAACAAATCTCTGACCAAGGTCATAGATCAAAATTTGAATCTTCCACATTGAATAATCAAG CATTAGATGTTGGGTTTGACGATAGGAACTTAATCTTAGGTGGTGACTCAGTGAGTGTTCCGTTGCTTTCTGGTAGTGATGCAATTGCAACTGAAATAGTTGATCATGATGAAAAGTTGAAGCCAGTGTCGGTTATGGGAGGTTCTGGTCATTTTGCAGGAAAGGGAGAAATGCAAGTTGTTCTCAGTGCGGAAGCAGAAGTGTCAACAGTTAAGGAGTCTTCTGAGGGGGCAGGCCAGGTACGTCCCCTGTCCAACGATGGAAAAGATGCTGGTGACTGTTGTATGGAAATAAAACCTATGGTTGTTGAGCCGAATGTTCTTGCTCAGGATAATCCTGACACGGCAAGCCATGTTGAGCAAGCGGCAATTGCTGAAGCAAATATTGAGTGCTGCAAGCATGTGGAAGAATGTGCAACCAATAGTGGTTCAATCATCAAAGAGGATGCTGTTTTTGGAGCTGGAGCTGAGGCTGCGCctcttgaaaagaataaggagatGAAAAGAGAAACAGTGAAATTGGTAGAAGTTGGAG TTGAGGGAAGTTCGGACGTTATTGGTGGACGTAAAGAAGATTCTGTTGCTGTCCAAAGTTGTACTGCGCTTTCACTAAGTGAAAAGAAAACGACCAAGAGCCGAAGAAGGGCTGTAGTTAAGAATGTTGCTCCCCTTGTCGATACAACTGAAATTGGTGGTAAAGCACAGCCCACCTCCATAGCTTCAGGAGAAAATGCTTCTAATAAAGCAGATAGGAGCTTTACTTTTGATGTAAGTCCATTGGTTGGTAATGCTAAGGGAGAAGCTGACAAATCAATCACCAGTACTCAAGCCTGCCTTCCAACTGAG TTGAAGGCTGGGGATAGACTACATTTGACATCTGCCAGCAAGCAAACTGATACTAAGATCATGCAGGAAATTTCTCATGCAAGTCCTCTGGTACCTGATAAAGGGACTCCATCTGGGGGTGCCAAGAGTGATCGCAAGGCAAGACGCGGCTCAGGGAAATCAGGTAAAGAAAACCCTAGGAAGGGAAGCCAATTGAAGGAAATAAACTCATCGAAGCAGTCGGATAGAGGAAATAAATCTTCTGTTCAGTGTAGCCCCTCTGTGGCTGTGCAGAAAATGCAATTTGAAGCGGGAACTGTTGAACGCAATATTACAAAGTCCAGCGGGGCTGTTTCCTTTCCAACTTCAAATTTACCTGATTTGAACACTTCTTCTCCTGCATCTGTATTGTTCCATCAGCCTTTCACAGATCAACAACAAGTGCAACTGCGAGCTCAAATTTTTGTTTATGGGACTCTGAT ACAAGGTACAGCACCAGACGAGGCTTGTATGGTTTCAGCTTTTGGGACATCTG ATGGAGGCCGAAGTCTTTGGGAACCTGCATGGCGTGCTTGTGTTGAAAGGGTTCATGGACAGAGATCTCGCGGTGGAAACAATGAAACTCCATCTCATCCACGTTCAG AAATGAGAAATGCAGGTCCCAGAACTCCAGATCAAGCAAACAAGCAGGCTGTGCATCAAAATAAAGTTACTACTTCGGCAGCTGGACGAGCAAGCGGCAAGGCTACCAATTCACCTGTTATTAGTCCAATGGTATCACTTTCGTCCCCTCTTTGGAATATGCCTACTCCCTCCCGCGATGGGCTATCCTCCGCCAGAGGAGCTGTTGTTGATTATAAGGCACTTTCTTCTATGCATCCCTATCAGACTCCACCAGCACAAACTTTTGTGGGGCACACTGCCTCTTGGCTACCACAAGCCCCTTTTCCTGGTCCGTGGGTTGCTTCTCCACAAAATTCTGCATTTGATATTAGTGCACAGCTTCCTGCATTGCCTGTTACAGAGTCTGTGAAATTAACCCCTGTAAAGGAGTCATCCTTGTCCATTTCTGCTGGTGCAAAGCATGCACCGCCTGGTTCGGTGGCTCATGCTGGGGATAGTGGTATCCTGTCTGGAGCTTCTCTGCATGAAAACAAGCAGGCCTCAGTGTTGCCTGCCCAGTATTCAGCTGATCAGAAATCTAGAAAGAGAAAAAAGGCATCCAGTACTGAGGATCGTGCTCAAAAAACCAAGCTTGGCACCTCTTCTGAATCAGTTACTGCCCCTGTCGTttgtactcagttatcaaataagGCTCCTTCATCTGATGAGTTTGGCCAGTTATCATCAGTTGCTGTTGTACCGTTGGTTGCTCATGGCCAGACAGGAGCTGCATCTGTTCCCATAATTGGTGGCCATTTTTCTACATCAGTTGTCATCGCACCACCTTCTAGCTCTGTACCTAAAAACACTTCTGAAATACCGATCACCTCAGGCCCATCTTCCGCTGGTATCTGTAAGAGAGAGCTCGATttagggaaaaagaccaaaactTCAAATAACTTGAGCAAAGTTGAGGAAGCTAAGCTGCAGGCAGAGGATGCTGCCACAAATGCTGCTGCTGCAGTTAGTCACTGCCAAGATGTGTGGAGCCAGTTAGATAATAACAAGAATTCTGATTTGCCGTCGGATATTGAGGTTAAGCTGACATCTGCTGCCGTTGCTGTAGCAGCTGCTACTTCTGTTGCAAAGGCAGCCGCTGCAGCTGCTAAGCTTGCATCAAATGCTGCATTGCAAGCTAAACTGATGGCGGATGAGGCAATGATGGCATATGATGCGAATAATCCTTCTCAAACCAATGCGGCCGCTTTCCCTAATATTGTGAACAACTTGGGGAGTGCCACTCCTGCTTCAGTACTGAAAGGTCAAGATGTTGGCAATGGTTCTAGTTCAATTATATTTGCTGCTAGGGAGGCGTCGAGGAGAAGGATAGAAGCAGCTTCAGCTGCATCAAGGCATGCTGAGAATTTGGATGCTATAGTTAAGGCTGCGGAATTGGCAGCTGAAGCTGTGTCACATGCCGGGAAAGTTGTTACGTTGGCTGATCCTTTGCCTCTGACTCAATTAGTAGAAGCTGGTCCAGATAGCTACTGGAAAGTTTCCCAAACACTCTCTGGGCAGGTTGTCAAGGCAAACAAGGTAAATGAGGATGAATCGGCTATCCCCATCGTTGAAAAGGCTCCTGGCATCTTTTCCAAGCGATCTGAGGGTCCATCTGTTGAAGAGATGCATCCCACGATCCCTGATTTCCAGCCTACTACTGTATCTGGTAATATCGTTGAGGACGACATGAGGAATGAAGAAGTTATTCAAACTCCCGTTACAGGTGTTGAGAAGGATGTAAGAGGAGCAAAGGGTCATAGTAAGCCAGAGGGGAGTAAGACGATAGGCCTAGTTGCCGAGTCATCCCATGATCTGGTGGAAGCATGTGGAGACGTCGAAAGCTCTAGGATGCAAGAGGGTTCCCTCGTGGAG GTTTTTAAAGATAGTGATGATGGTAAGAGAGCCTGGTACTCTGCCAAAGTGTTGACCTTGAAGAACGGAAAAGCTCTTGTTTGTTACACCGACCATCAGTCTGATGAAG GACTTGAACAGTTAAAGGACTGGGTACCTCTAGATGTTGGAAGTGATGAACTACCAAGGATACGTCCTGTGCATCCAGTGACTGCTTTGCAAGGAGAGAAAAAGAGACGAAGAGCAGCTGTTAAGGAGTATACTTGGTATGTAGGAGATAGAGTTGATGCATGGATTGACTACCG CTGGCGCGAGGGTGTCATTGCGGAGAAGAACAAAAGGGACGAGACTACATTTAGTGTCAACTTTCCAG CTTATGGAGATACTGCAGTTGTCAGAGCATGGCATCTCCGACCAACTCTTGTATGGAAGGATGGAGAGTGGGTTGAGTTGTCTAGGTCAAGACATGACTTCTTGTCCCAG AGTGATACACCTAAGGAGAAGCGAATGAAGCTGGGCAATCATGCTGGTGAGGATACTGGAAATGACGGTCTATCAAAAAAAATGGATCCATTGGTGCCAGTGACAAATGAACCAGCAACACTGCTTCCTTTGTCTGTCAATGAAAAAACATTTAATATTGGGATTAGCAAAGATGACGATAAGCCCAACACTCTTCGTACAATGAGGTCTGGTTTGCAGAAAGAGGGATCAAAAGTTTTTGGTGTTCCTAAACCAGGAAAGAAAAGGAAGTTTATGGAAGTGAGCAAGCATTATGATTCAGACAAGGGATCTAAGAGTAACGTGCCACCTGGTTCAGCCAAGTTCACAAAATATTTGATGCCTCAAGCAACAGGAACTGGTGGATGGAAGATCAATTCTAGAACTGATCTGAAGGAGAAACAGGCAATTGAAGCTCGACGGAAACTTCCTAAACCAG AAGGGGCTGAAGATCCCGTGAAATTTCGTTCCGAAGCTCTTCCCACCAACATACCAAAGAAAGCTTCAACATCATTAAACAGAGGGGAGGGCATGAAGAAGAAAATCCCCGTATCCAATTTGAAGTCGAGTAAAGTTGAACTAAAGGACAAAATGATACCTGAAACTAATGAACCCCGCAGGTCAAACCGAAGGATTCAACCAACATCAAGG TTATTGGAGGGACTACAAAGCTCGTTGATCATCTCTAAGTTACCATCTGTTTCACATGATAAAAGTAGCAGAAGTCACAGCAGGGGTGCATCAAG GTAA